The following proteins are encoded in a genomic region of Leishmania mexicana MHOM/GT/2001/U1103 complete genome, chromosome 25:
- a CDS encoding glycosome import protein: MAWLGDAVDAQYTIDTVSKQQALLPSSNAFSIFPKDHVLRIFQLDALVLQQELVEILQMALFHVFDIPPLQHFRFAYQEELVLVLDALLYRLSVWSMGQSIGDRLQNLVLRDEERARLLALQNTRSILPSLAPSRRLLLVHAIMTLVIPYVTRKVQRKVLEEGWEREPVATTRYRIAKALRYAVVTWSLLSLANTFNFLMTGKYRTLVERSLSLRLVYGSQRMMRFTNLLYMNQHVQWQTWMSLFSALSLGRYFRRLMKSFSSVASSPALLSMNENLCSACHELPTVCQRSNCGHRYCYYCIKSRLLDSQSTGSFRCIKCGQAVHSCAPA, translated from the coding sequence ATGGCGTGGCTTGGAGACGCGGTCGACGCGCAGTACACGATCGACACGGTGTCGAAGCaacaggcgctgctgccgtcctcCAATGCCTTTTCAATCTTCCCGAAGGATCATGTTCTGCGCATCTTTCAGCTAGATGCGCTTGTGTTGCAACAGGAACTCGTCGAGATTCTGCAAATGGCGCTCTTCCATGTGTTTGACATCCCGCCCCTCCAGCACTTTCGCTTCGCCTATCAGGAGGAGCTTGTGCTCGTGTTGGATGCCCTGTTGTACCGTCTGTCGGTGTGGAGCATGGGGCAGTCCATCGGGGACCGACTGCAGAACTTAGTCCTTCGCGATGAAGAGCGGGCGCGTCTGCTGGCCCTGCAGAACACAAGGTCGATCCTCCCCAGCCTCGCTCCATCCCGCCGACTCCTGCTGGTGCACGCGATCATGACGCTTGTAATCCCGTACGTCACCCGCAAGGTGCAGCGAAAGGTACTAGAGGAGGGCTGGGAGCGTGAGCCCGTCGCAACGACGCGGTATCGCATCGCCAAGGCACTCCGCTATGCCGTCGTCACATGGTCTTTGCTCTCTCTTGCCAACACGTTCAACTTCCTGATGACGGGGAAGTACCGCACCCTCGTCGAGCGCAGCCTGTCTCTCCGTCTCGTCTACGGCTCGCAGCGGATGATGCGCTTTACAAACCTACTCTACATGAATCAGCACGTGCAGTGGCAAACGTGGATGTCGCTCTTCAGCGCGCTTAGTCTGGGGCGATACTTCCGGCGACTCATGAAAAGCTTCAGCTCCGTTgcatcgtcgccggcgtTGCTATCCATGAACGAGAACTTGTGCAGCGCGTGCCATGAGCTGCCGACAGTGTGCCAGCGGTCGAACTGCGGCCACCGCTACTGCTACTACTGCATCAAGAGTCGGCTGCTCGATAGTCAATCCACCGGCTCCTTTCGTTGTATAAAATGTGGCCAAGCCGTGCACAGCTGCGCCCCTGCGTAG